A single window of Cryptomeria japonica unplaced genomic scaffold, Sugi_1.0 HiC_scaffold_2006, whole genome shotgun sequence DNA harbors:
- the LOC131873544 gene encoding uncharacterized protein LOC131873544 has translation MARCFFLRKTASEVENRISNLAIHNRSSRRLSFDERKLLGLGIKFIPRPPPMSVPDLHKEFRAFARLLRLRAFFGPDNQPSSFSPLASGVFPHRFRQKNPFWHPDEPNFQLEEIIRSAESIFQTRVASCSFSRRPPLPVRLLKSLKDLRNDPSIVIKPADKNLGLVVLDTSWYKCEGLRQLSDPLVYLRVDCVPWKLIWSRLTFIIEKNISFLKPVSSFLLKNPASSARACAFYLLPKLHKPVLVGRPICSYTGYMLEPASKFLHLLLFPILLQQQSHLPDSLSLLRDLDRKPFPPGCILFTFDVESLYPSIPTTDGLIALREMVTEYFQVQNFNLGLVDLIMELAELVLREHYIEFDGIFYKQLRGTAMGSNFAVVYACLFLCHLEKRLFSQYDCSSLAFFKRFIDDALGVWTGDESSLLDFFSQYQSFYPEIKITPSVSSSSVDLLDITFFKGVRFSACGVLDTKCYQKPLNAYQYIPYYSWHPPHQKKSFILSELKRYLLRESDPFSFMRLRKQFYSRLRARGYPKKFLLSCFRL, from the coding sequence ATGGCCCGATGTTTCTTCCTTAGGAAGACCGCCTCTGAAGTTGAGAATCGCATCTCCAATTTGGCCATTCACAACCGTTCTTCTCGGCGGCTTTCTTTCGATGAACGGAAATTACTCGGACTCGGAATCAAATTCATTCCTCGTCCTCCTCCTATGTCCGTTCCTGATCTACACAAGGAATTCAGAGCATTTGCCAGGCTTTTACGTCTTCGTGCCTTTTTTGGGCCTGATAATCAGCCTTCCAGCTTTTCTCCTCTTGCCTCTGGAGTTTTTCCTCATCGTTTCCGCCAGAAGAACCCCTTTTGGCACCCTGATGAGCCTAACTTTCAGCTTGAGGAGATTATCCGCTCTGCAGAATCTATTTTTCAGACTCGCGTGGCTTCTTGTTCCTTCTCCAGGCGTCCTCCCCTTCCTGTTAGACTTCTCAAAAGTCTTAAAGATCTGAGGAATGATCCTTCTATTGTTATCAAACCTGCAGACAAGAATTTGGGGTTAGTTGTTCTGGATACTTCTTGGTACAAATGCGAAGGTCTCCGCCAGCTTTCTGATCCTCTTGTGTATCTTCGAGTTGATTGTGTTCCTTGGAAACTTATTTGGAGCAGACTTACTTTCATCATTGAGAAGAATATTTCCTTCTTGAAACCTGTTTCCAGTTTCCTTTTGAAGAATCCTGCTTCTTCTGCCAGAGCTTGTGCATTCTACCTACTTCCTAAGCTTCATAAGCCCGTTCTTGTCGGTAGACCCATTTGCAGCTACACAGGCTACATGTTGGAACCCGCCTCGAAGTTTCTTCATCTTCTTTTGTTTCCGATCCTTTTGCAACAGCAGTCTCATCTTCCcgactctctctctcttcttcgtGATCTAGATCGCAAACCATTTCCTCCTGGTTGCATCTTATTcacttttgatgttgaatctttaTATCCGAGCATTCCTACCACTGATGGTCTCATTGCTCTTCGAGAGATGGTCACTGAATACTTTCAGGTTCAGAATTTTAATTTGGGACTGGTTGACTTGATTATGGAGCTTGCTGAACTTGTTCTTCGTGAACATTATATTGAGTTTGATGGTATCTTCTACAAACAACTCAGGGGCACTGCCATGGGTAGCAACTTCGCTGTAGTCTATGCCTGCCTTTTCCTTTGCCATTTGGAAAAGCGCCTCTTTTCTCAGTATGATTGCTCCAGTCTCGCCTTCTTCAAGAGGTTCATTGATGATGCTTTGGGAGTTTGGACAGGTGATGAATCCTCCTTGCTTGATTTCTTCTCTCAGTACCAGAGTTTCTACCCAGAGATCAAGATCACTCCTTCAGTATCCTCCTCTTCTGTGGATCTCCTCGACATTACCTTCTTCAAAGGAGTCCGTTTCAGTGCCTGCGGTGTTCTTGACACCAAATGCTACCAGAAACCTCTTAATGCCTACCAGTACATCCCGTACTATTCTTGGCATCCTCCTCATCAAAAGAAATCCTTCATTTTGAGTGAGCTTAAGAGATACCTCCTCAGAGAATCAGATCCCTTCAGCTTCATGAGGCTTCGGAAACAGTTTTATTCCAGATTGCGTGCTCGTGGATACCCGAAGAAGTTTCTTCTCTCCTGCTTCAGATTG